In a single window of the Streptomyces sp. NBC_00353 genome:
- a CDS encoding aminopeptidase P family protein encodes MSEEPTPETPETEETETVKQRKNGLYPGVSDELAANMKSGWADTELHGLEPIAQAEHTAARRAALSARFPGERLVIPAGNLKTRSNDTEYAFRASTEYAYLTGDQTQDGVLVLEPKEDGHEATIYLLPRSNRENGEFWLDGQGELWVGRRHSLAEAEQLLGIPAKDVRQLPAALTEATGPVRNVRGHDSGIESALTDKVTAERDEELRVFLSEARLVKDAFEIAELAKACDATARGFEDVVKVLDKAEATSERYIEGTFFLRARIEGNDIGYGSICAAGPHATTLHWVRNDGPVRSGELLLLDAGVETNDLYTADVTRTLPINGTFTPLQRKIYDAVYEAQEAGIAAVKPGAAYRDFHDAAQRVLTEKLVEWGLLGDLSVDKVLELGLQRRWTLHGTGHMLGMDVHDCAAARTETYVNGTLEPGVCLTVEPGLYFQADDLTVPAEYRGIGVRIEDDILVTEDGNRNLSDKLPRQADEVEAWMAQLKG; translated from the coding sequence GTGTCTGAGGAGCCCACCCCGGAGACCCCGGAGACCGAAGAGACAGAGACGGTCAAGCAGCGGAAGAACGGCCTGTACCCGGGCGTCTCCGATGAGCTCGCCGCCAACATGAAGTCGGGATGGGCCGACACCGAGCTGCACGGTCTCGAGCCGATCGCCCAGGCCGAGCACACTGCGGCCCGTCGCGCCGCACTGTCCGCGCGCTTCCCCGGCGAGCGTCTGGTCATTCCCGCGGGCAACCTGAAGACCCGTTCCAATGACACCGAGTACGCCTTCCGCGCCTCCACCGAGTACGCGTACCTCACCGGCGACCAGACCCAGGACGGCGTGCTCGTCCTGGAGCCGAAGGAGGACGGGCACGAGGCGACCATCTACCTGCTGCCGCGCTCCAACCGCGAGAACGGCGAGTTCTGGCTCGACGGCCAGGGCGAGCTGTGGGTCGGCCGCCGCCACTCCCTGGCCGAGGCCGAGCAGCTGCTGGGCATCCCGGCGAAGGACGTACGTCAGCTCCCGGCCGCGCTGACCGAGGCCACCGGACCGGTCCGTAACGTCCGCGGCCACGACTCGGGCATCGAGTCCGCGCTGACCGACAAGGTCACCGCGGAGCGCGACGAGGAGCTGCGGGTCTTCCTCTCCGAAGCGCGCCTGGTCAAGGATGCCTTCGAGATCGCCGAGCTGGCGAAGGCCTGCGATGCCACGGCACGCGGCTTCGAGGACGTCGTGAAGGTCCTCGACAAGGCCGAGGCGACCAGCGAGCGCTACATCGAGGGCACGTTCTTCCTGCGCGCCCGCATCGAGGGCAACGACATCGGCTACGGCTCGATCTGCGCGGCGGGCCCGCACGCCACCACCCTGCACTGGGTGCGCAACGACGGCCCCGTGCGCTCCGGCGAACTGCTGCTGCTCGACGCCGGTGTGGAGACCAATGACCTCTACACCGCCGATGTGACGCGGACCCTTCCCATCAACGGCACGTTCACGCCGCTGCAGCGGAAGATCTACGACGCGGTGTACGAGGCCCAGGAGGCGGGAATCGCGGCCGTCAAGCCCGGCGCGGCCTACCGCGACTTCCACGACGCCGCGCAGCGCGTGCTCACCGAGAAGCTCGTCGAGTGGGGTCTGCTGGGCGACCTGTCCGTGGACAAGGTCCTGGAGCTGGGTCTGCAGCGCCGCTGGACCCTGCACGGCACCGGCCACATGCTCGGCATGGACGTCCACGACTGCGCCGCCGCACGCACCGAGACGTACGTCAACGGGACGCTGGAGCCCGGCGTCTGCCTCACCGTCGAGCCCGGTCTGTACTTCCAGGCCGACGACCTGACCGTGCCGGCGGAGTACCGCGGCATCGGCGTCCGGATCGAGGACGACATCCTCGTCACCGAGGACGGCAACCGGAACCTCTCCGACAAGCTGCCGC
- a CDS encoding bifunctional MaoC family dehydratase N-terminal/OB-fold nucleic acid binding domain-containing protein: protein MYERLKAYEGRAAATAGVGKDLVNEPMVRHWCEAVGDTNPAYAGPGAIAPPTMLQAWTMGGLSGHSNRSEAYDELFALLDGAGYTSVVATDCEQEYLRPLRPGDRITFDAVIESVSERKTTRLGTGYFVTTLMDVRAAGEPAGTHRFRILKYTPAAVRRGAKPGGPAGVKEGGRSLRPRPVINRDNAGFWQGVAEHKLLIQRCGECETLRFPWLPGCNECGCQEWDTVEASGEGTVFSYVVMHHPPFPAFGASDDAGPYAVALIELAEGVRMVSNVVGVPYDKVRTGMPVRLEFLRTDPELELPVFRGSEG from the coding sequence TTGTACGAACGGCTCAAGGCGTACGAGGGCCGGGCGGCCGCCACCGCCGGCGTCGGCAAGGACCTGGTCAACGAGCCGATGGTCAGGCACTGGTGCGAGGCCGTGGGAGACACGAACCCGGCATACGCGGGGCCGGGGGCGATTGCTCCGCCCACCATGCTGCAGGCGTGGACGATGGGCGGCCTGTCGGGGCACTCGAACCGTTCCGAGGCGTACGACGAGCTGTTCGCCCTCCTCGACGGCGCCGGGTACACATCGGTGGTCGCGACCGACTGCGAGCAGGAGTATCTGCGGCCGCTGCGTCCCGGGGACCGCATCACCTTCGACGCGGTGATCGAGTCGGTGTCGGAGCGGAAGACGACCAGGCTGGGGACGGGCTACTTCGTCACGACGCTGATGGATGTCCGAGCAGCCGGGGAGCCGGCCGGGACGCACCGCTTCCGGATCCTCAAGTACACGCCCGCAGCGGTGAGGCGAGGGGCGAAGCCGGGAGGGCCGGCGGGGGTGAAGGAAGGCGGCCGGAGTCTGCGGCCGAGGCCGGTGATCAATCGGGACAACGCCGGGTTCTGGCAGGGCGTCGCCGAACACAAATTACTCATCCAGCGGTGCGGGGAGTGCGAGACCCTGCGCTTCCCCTGGCTGCCCGGGTGCAATGAGTGCGGTTGTCAGGAGTGGGACACGGTCGAGGCGAGTGGCGAGGGCACCGTCTTCAGCTATGTAGTGATGCATCACCCGCCCTTCCCCGCCTTCGGCGCCTCCGACGACGCCGGGCCGTACGCAGTGGCGCTGATAGAGCTGGCGGAGGGTGTACGGATGGTCAGCAATGTGGTCGGTGTGCCGTACGACAAGGTGCGGACAGGGATGCCGGTCCGGCTGGAATTCCTGCGCACGGACCCAGAGTTGGAGTTGCCGGTCTTCCGGGGGAGCGAGGGTTGA
- a CDS encoding acyl-CoA dehydrogenase family protein — translation MHLAPTERQQQLRAELRTYFRDVITGPDAASGTDATSGMRARHADDPVEQRRLLRRIGTDGMLGLGWPVEYGGQGRGPDEQFVFFDEAYRAGAPVSMVTLNTVGPTLMKYGTEAQRAYFLPRILNGDLVFAIGYSEPEAGTDLAALRTRAVRDGDAWVIDGQKIFTSNAQNADWIWLACRTDPDAAKHKGISIILVPTDAPGFAWTPIETVGGLTTTATYYDGIRVPVTNLVGEENGGWGLITNQLNHERVALAAIGMQAEEFYEAVLAHARTPDPVSGRRPVDELWVRSRLAEAYARLAATRLLNWRLVGDVGAGSLAPGEASGVKFMGTESAVEVYRMCQEITGEAGMVRGGSLGSFGDGELERMNRAAQINTFGGGVSEVQREIVATMRLGMKRGKR, via the coding sequence GTGCACCTCGCCCCGACGGAGCGTCAGCAACAGCTGCGCGCCGAGCTCCGCACCTATTTCCGCGATGTGATCACCGGGCCTGACGCGGCCTCCGGGACGGATGCGACGTCCGGGATGCGGGCAAGACATGCCGATGATCCGGTCGAACAGCGCCGGCTGCTGCGTCGGATCGGCACCGACGGGATGCTCGGACTTGGCTGGCCCGTAGAGTACGGAGGTCAGGGCCGCGGTCCCGACGAGCAGTTCGTCTTCTTCGACGAGGCGTACCGGGCGGGTGCGCCCGTGTCCATGGTCACGCTCAACACTGTCGGCCCGACCCTGATGAAGTACGGGACCGAGGCGCAGAGGGCGTACTTCCTGCCGCGGATCCTCAACGGCGACCTCGTCTTCGCGATCGGCTACAGCGAGCCGGAGGCCGGCACGGACCTGGCGGCCTTGCGCACCAGGGCGGTGCGGGACGGCGACGCCTGGGTGATCGACGGACAGAAGATCTTCACCAGCAATGCGCAGAACGCGGACTGGATCTGGCTCGCCTGCCGTACGGATCCGGATGCGGCCAAGCACAAGGGCATCTCGATCATCCTGGTCCCGACGGACGCCCCCGGGTTCGCCTGGACCCCCATCGAGACCGTAGGTGGTCTGACCACGACGGCCACCTATTACGACGGGATACGGGTACCCGTCACGAATCTGGTCGGCGAGGAGAACGGGGGCTGGGGGCTGATCACCAACCAGCTGAACCATGAGCGGGTGGCGCTCGCCGCGATCGGGATGCAGGCGGAGGAGTTCTACGAGGCGGTGCTCGCCCACGCCCGTACCCCCGATCCGGTGAGTGGACGGCGCCCGGTTGACGAGCTGTGGGTGCGGTCCCGGCTGGCTGAGGCCTATGCCCGGCTGGCGGCAACGCGCCTGCTCAACTGGCGTTTGGTGGGGGATGTGGGGGCGGGCTCGCTGGCCCCCGGCGAGGCGAGCGGCGTGAAATTCATGGGAACCGAATCGGCCGTCGAGGTGTATCGAATGTGCCAGGAAATCACGGGCGAGGCCGGAATGGTCCGCGGTGGTTCGCTCGGCTCCTTCGGGGACGGGGAGCTGGAGCGGATGAACAGGGCGGCGCAGATCAACACCTTCGGGGGCGGGGTGAGCGAGGTGCAGCGGGAGATCGTCGCGACGATGCGGCTCGGTATGAAGAGGGGGAAGCGGTGA
- a CDS encoding PP2C family protein-serine/threonine phosphatase, with protein MLDICLLVRVHVDALIAAQNDMGVCDAIRRNALVGKPVAMSAPHLPKVAGIDPTVPVSAHTAGPLDDVPAAPGAFLQDRLAGWVSDLTTLHELTERLAGTNTLDDALHELLGAGAALVGARRGLIVFEPSDRRGPVSTIGLGLAHAELGHIETVPRSATSYGRILDGLPGAEGPQTSPDLLGDTGLDPRHREVAARLGYAASYALPLTTAATGRLGAAVWLYDEPAEPLERQRHLVGLYARYAGAHLARLLELHRARAEVAALTEELRPGRLPRVPGVQLAARHRAAPRGGGDWYDAMALPEGALGLAVGSVGGSGPSALTAMGRLRAGLRAYAVMEGEDPVAVLSDLELLLRLTEPARSATALFACCEPAARKIVLAGAGHTPPLVTGDRRTEFVETTLSAPLGMLACWEAPSVEFAPAPGETLLLYTDGLLRRTGDSMDRAFARLHSAAASVPKALRRDAGSVADHVLRTVLPNGLDQVDSAEDVVILAARFD; from the coding sequence ATGCTGGACATCTGCTTACTTGTGCGTGTACATGTGGATGCACTGATAGCGGCGCAGAATGACATGGGGGTTTGCGATGCTATTCGACGAAACGCACTGGTCGGAAAGCCGGTTGCCATGAGCGCCCCTCACCTGCCGAAAGTGGCTGGAATCGATCCCACAGTTCCTGTTTCAGCGCACACTGCCGGTCCTCTGGACGATGTGCCGGCCGCGCCAGGGGCCTTTCTTCAAGACCGTCTGGCCGGTTGGGTCTCCGACCTCACCACGCTGCACGAGCTCACCGAGCGCCTGGCCGGAACCAACACCCTCGACGACGCTTTGCACGAGCTGCTCGGTGCCGGTGCGGCCCTGGTCGGCGCCCGCCGGGGGCTGATCGTCTTCGAACCCTCCGACCGTCGCGGCCCGGTCTCCACCATCGGTCTCGGACTCGCCCACGCCGAGCTCGGCCACATCGAGACGGTGCCGCGCAGCGCAACCTCGTACGGCAGGATCCTGGACGGCCTCCCGGGCGCCGAAGGACCCCAGACCAGCCCCGATCTGCTCGGCGACACAGGCCTGGACCCCCGCCACCGCGAAGTCGCCGCCCGGCTCGGATACGCCGCCAGCTACGCCCTGCCCCTGACCACCGCCGCGACCGGACGGCTCGGCGCGGCCGTCTGGCTCTACGACGAGCCCGCCGAACCCCTGGAACGCCAGCGCCACCTCGTCGGTCTCTACGCCCGTTACGCGGGCGCGCACCTGGCCCGGCTGCTGGAGCTGCATCGGGCCAGGGCAGAAGTGGCCGCCCTCACCGAGGAGCTGCGGCCCGGCCGGCTGCCCCGGGTCCCCGGCGTACAGCTGGCCGCCCGCCATCGCGCCGCACCGCGCGGCGGCGGTGACTGGTACGACGCGATGGCGCTGCCGGAGGGCGCGCTCGGTCTCGCCGTCGGTTCGGTGGGCGGCTCCGGGCCCAGCGCGCTGACTGCCATGGGACGGCTGCGGGCCGGTCTGCGGGCGTACGCGGTGATGGAGGGCGAGGATCCGGTTGCCGTGCTCTCCGATCTGGAGCTGCTGCTGCGGCTGACCGAACCCGCACGGTCCGCTACTGCGCTCTTCGCCTGCTGCGAGCCCGCCGCACGCAAGATCGTGCTGGCCGGTGCCGGGCACACCCCACCGCTGGTGACCGGCGACCGGCGCACGGAGTTCGTCGAGACAACCCTGTCCGCTCCGCTGGGCATGCTCGCCTGTTGGGAGGCGCCGAGCGTGGAGTTCGCTCCGGCGCCCGGCGAGACGCTGCTGCTGTACACCGACGGGCTGCTGCGCCGCACCGGCGACTCGATGGACCGGGCGTTCGCACGGCTCCACTCGGCGGCCGCGAGCGTACCGAAGGCGCTGCGCCGGGACGCCGGATCGGTGGCCGACCATGTGCTGCGAACCGTCCTGCCGAACGGGCTCGACCAGGTCGACAGCGCCGAGGACGTCGTCATTCTGGCCGCGCGCTTCGACTGA
- a CDS encoding S1C family serine protease: MSTENEGNEGTAAQAVPSVPSAPPVPAAAPEGTPAPPSAPPGPDSSDAAATQQSGPAMDWPPPQPSGPQHAPSAQPQPAGAWPPPPPAVPAYAQGAGDGGGPVWGAAGQLPPEAPRKRRGSGLVAAVAVAALVAGGVGGALGYWAADRNDSGNSSGSTTVTASTNPQALKRDPGTVAGVAAKALPSVVTIDAQNGDGEGGTGTGFVYDKEGHILTNNHVVASAANNGQLTATFSNGKKYDAEVVGRAEGYDVAVLKLKNAPSGLAPLLLGNSDQVAVGDSTIAIGAPFGLSNTVTTGIISAKNRPVASGDGSGGSNSYMSALQTDASINPGNSGGPLLDARGAVIGINSAIQSTGSSGQAQAGSIGLGFAIPINQAENVAQQLIKTGQPVYPVIGATVTMDEKTGGAVISEQGSGGTPPVSPDGPAAKAGLKAGDVITKFNDTVIDSGPTLIGEIWTHKPGDKVTLTYKRDGKVSTAEVTLGERKGDS, encoded by the coding sequence GTGAGCACAGAGAACGAGGGCAACGAGGGCACTGCGGCTCAGGCCGTTCCGTCCGTTCCGTCCGCACCTCCCGTGCCGGCCGCTGCTCCTGAGGGCACGCCTGCGCCCCCGTCGGCGCCCCCGGGCCCGGATTCGTCGGACGCGGCGGCGACGCAGCAGTCCGGGCCGGCGATGGACTGGCCGCCGCCGCAGCCCTCCGGGCCGCAGCACGCGCCGTCCGCGCAGCCGCAGCCGGCCGGTGCCTGGCCGCCGCCCCCGCCTGCCGTTCCCGCGTACGCGCAGGGCGCGGGTGATGGCGGTGGTCCCGTGTGGGGGGCGGCCGGCCAGCTGCCGCCGGAGGCCCCGCGAAAGAGGCGCGGCAGCGGCCTGGTGGCCGCGGTGGCCGTCGCGGCCCTCGTGGCGGGCGGCGTCGGCGGCGCCCTCGGCTACTGGGCTGCCGACCGGAACGACAGCGGCAACTCCTCCGGTTCGACCACGGTCACGGCGTCGACCAATCCGCAGGCCCTCAAGCGCGACCCCGGCACGGTCGCGGGCGTCGCGGCCAAGGCGCTGCCCAGCGTGGTCACCATCGACGCGCAGAACGGCGACGGCGAGGGCGGCACGGGCACCGGCTTCGTGTACGACAAGGAAGGCCACATCCTCACCAACAACCACGTGGTGGCTTCCGCGGCGAACAATGGCCAGCTCACGGCGACGTTCTCCAACGGCAAGAAGTACGACGCCGAGGTGGTGGGCCGCGCGGAGGGTTACGACGTCGCCGTACTGAAGCTCAAGAACGCGCCGTCGGGGCTCGCCCCGCTGCTCCTCGGCAACTCGGACCAGGTCGCGGTCGGTGATTCGACGATCGCGATCGGCGCGCCGTTCGGTCTGTCCAACACGGTCACGACCGGCATCATCAGCGCGAAGAACCGTCCGGTCGCCTCCGGTGACGGTTCCGGCGGCAGCAACTCGTACATGAGCGCACTGCAGACCGACGCCTCGATCAACCCGGGCAACTCCGGTGGCCCGCTGCTCGATGCGCGCGGTGCGGTCATCGGTATCAACTCGGCCATCCAGTCGACCGGTAGCAGCGGTCAGGCCCAGGCGGGATCCATCGGCCTCGGTTTCGCGATCCCGATCAACCAGGCGGAGAACGTCGCCCAGCAGCTGATCAAGACCGGTCAGCCGGTCTACCCGGTGATCGGTGCCACGGTCACCATGGACGAGAAGACCGGCGGCGCCGTCATCTCGGAGCAGGGCTCGGGCGGCACGCCGCCCGTCAGTCCGGACGGTCCCGCCGCCAAGGCCGGTCTCAAGGCGGGCGACGTCATCACCAAGTTCAACGACACGGTGATCGACAGCGGCCCGACCCTGATCGGCGAGATCTGGACCCACAAGCCGGGCGACAAGGTCACGCTGACCTACAAGCGCGACGGCAAGGTGTCGACGGCCGAAGTCACCCTGGGGGAGCGCAAGGGCGACAGCTGA
- a CDS encoding bifunctional DNA primase/polymerase — translation MAITDRQTATLALAHALSAAEHGLPVIPLSATKLPALRSPHHDEDRPVTCRGACGLPGHGVHDATTNPAAVRALFAAAPWATGYGIACGRAPHHLIGVDLDIDTTGRMDSVAALQQLALHHLFTIPPTVTVITPSGGHHIWLTGPPGISVPNSASRLAPGIDIRGTGGYLVGPGSVTARGTYRLAPGAADLSPAPCPRALLRLLTPPARPHHPSGRPHHGRGLVQFVLAAHEGQRNTRLFWAACRAYEHGFGEALADALTDAAVRTGLTEREARATIASAARLTSGRPMGPEDADRPDRFP, via the coding sequence ATGGCCATCACCGACCGGCAGACCGCCACCCTGGCCCTCGCCCACGCGCTCTCCGCCGCCGAGCACGGGCTCCCCGTCATCCCGCTGTCCGCCACCAAGCTCCCCGCCCTGCGCTCTCCCCACCACGACGAGGACCGGCCGGTCACGTGCCGGGGCGCCTGCGGTCTCCCCGGACACGGCGTCCACGACGCCACCACGAACCCTGCTGCCGTACGCGCCCTCTTCGCCGCCGCCCCCTGGGCCACCGGCTACGGAATCGCCTGCGGCCGGGCCCCGCACCACCTCATCGGCGTCGACCTCGACATCGACACCACCGGCCGGATGGACTCCGTGGCGGCCCTCCAGCAACTGGCCCTGCACCACCTGTTCACCATCCCGCCGACGGTCACGGTGATCACACCCAGCGGCGGCCACCACATCTGGCTCACCGGCCCGCCCGGCATATCCGTACCGAATTCCGCGAGCCGCCTCGCCCCCGGCATCGACATCCGCGGCACCGGCGGCTACCTGGTCGGTCCCGGCTCGGTCACCGCCCGCGGCACCTACCGCCTCGCCCCCGGCGCCGCCGATCTCTCCCCAGCCCCCTGCCCCCGCGCGCTCCTCCGGCTGCTCACGCCCCCCGCACGTCCTCACCACCCCTCCGGCCGCCCCCACCACGGCCGGGGCCTGGTCCAGTTCGTTCTCGCGGCACACGAAGGACAGCGCAACACCCGTCTCTTCTGGGCTGCTTGCCGTGCGTACGAACACGGCTTCGGCGAAGCCCTGGCGGACGCCCTCACCGACGCCGCCGTCCGCACCGGCCTCACCGAACGCGAGGCACGGGCCACCATCGCCTCAGCCGCCCGCCTCACCTCCGGCCGCCCCATGGGCCCGGAGGACGCCGACCGTCCCGACCGATTCCCCTGA
- a CDS encoding bifunctional DNA primase/polymerase, with protein MREILGRRRRLRLRRKARPAQLDAALTCATAWQWPVLPGVGLSAGGGRGDRGRGCACPDPECAVPGAHPFDPGLLAATTDERMVRWWWTNRPTAPIMLATGGRAPCALSLPAMAGARALTELDRMGMRLGPVVATPTRWSLLVAPYTLEQLGELLHAKDRVPSSLRFHGEGGYLVLPPSEVGTGQVRWERAPLPGPATPWLPGVEAVLDALVEASNSAPDGGSRLAY; from the coding sequence ATGCGCGAGATCCTCGGAAGGCGACGCAGGCTCCGGCTCCGGCGCAAGGCACGGCCCGCCCAGCTCGACGCGGCCCTGACCTGCGCCACCGCATGGCAGTGGCCCGTGCTTCCCGGAGTGGGGCTGAGCGCAGGCGGTGGTCGCGGTGACCGCGGCCGTGGCTGTGCCTGCCCCGATCCCGAGTGCGCCGTACCCGGCGCACACCCCTTCGACCCCGGTCTCCTCGCGGCGACCACCGACGAGCGCATGGTGCGCTGGTGGTGGACCAATCGGCCGACCGCGCCGATCATGCTGGCCACCGGCGGCCGTGCCCCGTGCGCGCTCAGCCTGCCGGCCATGGCCGGCGCCCGGGCGCTGACCGAGCTCGACCGCATGGGCATGCGGCTCGGTCCGGTGGTGGCGACACCGACGCGGTGGTCGCTGCTGGTCGCTCCCTACACCCTCGAACAGCTCGGCGAGCTGTTGCACGCCAAGGACCGGGTGCCCAGTTCGCTGCGTTTCCACGGCGAGGGGGGCTATCTCGTCCTTCCCCCGTCCGAGGTGGGTACGGGGCAGGTGCGCTGGGAACGGGCTCCACTGCCCGGCCCTGCGACGCCCTGGCTGCCGGGCGTGGAGGCGGTCCTGGACGCGCTGGTCGAAGCAAGCAACAGCGCTCCCGACGGCGGCAGCCGGCTCGCGTACTGA
- a CDS encoding glycerophosphodiester phosphodiesterase — protein sequence MQHPIQVIAHRGASDDAPEHTLAAYRKAIEDGADALECDVRLTSDGHLVCVHDRRVNRTSNGRGAVSALELAELAALDFGSWKDREESPDWDPVPGELTSVLTLERLLELVVETRAAGRPLQLAIETKHPTRWAGQVEERLLHLLKRFELDTPPDEGPSPVRIMSFSARSLHRIQAAAPTLPTVYLMQFVSPRLRDGRLPAGARIAGPGLRIVRSHPGYIERLHRAGHRVHVWTVNEPEDVELCARLGVEAIITNRPKQVLSQLGRF from the coding sequence ATGCAGCATCCCATCCAGGTCATCGCACACCGCGGGGCGTCCGACGACGCTCCCGAGCACACCCTGGCCGCCTACCGGAAGGCCATCGAGGACGGCGCGGACGCGCTGGAGTGCGATGTACGGCTCACCTCCGACGGCCACCTCGTCTGCGTGCACGACCGCCGGGTGAACCGTACGTCCAACGGCCGCGGCGCCGTCTCCGCCCTGGAACTCGCCGAACTCGCCGCCCTCGACTTCGGCTCCTGGAAGGACCGCGAGGAGTCCCCGGACTGGGATCCGGTGCCGGGCGAGCTCACCTCCGTACTCACTCTGGAGCGACTGCTCGAGCTGGTCGTCGAGACGCGTGCCGCCGGGCGCCCCCTCCAGCTGGCCATCGAGACCAAACACCCCACTCGCTGGGCGGGCCAGGTGGAGGAACGGCTGCTGCATCTGCTGAAGCGCTTCGAGCTCGACACTCCGCCGGACGAGGGCCCCTCGCCGGTCCGGATCATGAGCTTCTCGGCACGGTCCCTGCATCGCATTCAGGCTGCCGCGCCCACCCTGCCCACCGTCTATCTGATGCAGTTCGTCTCGCCGCGGCTGCGCGACGGGCGACTGCCGGCCGGTGCCCGGATCGCCGGTCCGGGGCTGAGGATCGTACGCAGTCACCCGGGCTACATCGAGCGGCTGCACCGCGCCGGCCACCGCGTGCACGTCTGGACGGTCAATGAACCCGAGGACGTGGAGCTCTGCGCACGCCTTGGCGTCGAGGCAATCATCACGAACCGGCCAAAACAGGTCCTGTCCCAACTGGGTCGCTTTTAA
- a CDS encoding ATP-binding protein — MRHWRAIGRFPVQSRRASTPWRGAKEVSGVALVVAQEVPTSSSMAVPHGPAGVGQARHRMREQLRSYGVSDSVVDDAVLILSELLSNACRHGRPLGRHTDVGDGDVRAAWRVDRTGGLTVEVTDGGGPTRPIPATPSVTARGGRGLNIISALAEEWGVRDSSSGEVTVWVLVSEGRGHGNGHLPGLDGLDLADAFDDAG; from the coding sequence ATGCGTCACTGGCGGGCCATTGGCCGGTTTCCGGTCCAGTCCAGGAGGGCATCCACTCCGTGGCGTGGGGCAAAGGAGGTCTCGGGGGTGGCGTTGGTGGTGGCACAGGAAGTGCCCACGTCGTCGAGCATGGCCGTACCCCATGGCCCTGCGGGCGTGGGGCAGGCGCGGCACCGGATGCGCGAGCAATTGCGCAGCTACGGGGTGTCGGATTCGGTCGTCGACGATGCTGTATTGATCCTTTCCGAACTTCTCAGCAATGCCTGCCGACACGGCAGGCCGCTGGGCCGACACACAGATGTGGGTGACGGCGACGTACGTGCCGCCTGGCGCGTCGACAGAACAGGTGGGCTGACCGTCGAAGTGACGGACGGAGGCGGTCCGACCCGACCGATTCCGGCCACACCGTCCGTGACGGCCCGCGGTGGCCGCGGGCTCAACATCATCAGCGCGCTCGCCGAGGAGTGGGGCGTACGCGACAGCTCGTCCGGCGAGGTCACCGTGTGGGTACTGGTCAGCGAGGGCCGCGGGCACGGGAACGGGCATCTGCCGGGGCTCGACGGGCTGGACCTCGCCGACGCCTTCGACGACGCGGGCTGA
- a CDS encoding DUF5926 family protein produces the protein MAKKRPQTKAGKQQLKDGEIPVVGAREPCPCGSGRRYKACHGRAAAHAVTELVQRPFEGLAGECDWVALRELVPAATVELTLKGGLPEGVPSVTLATVLPMAWPALRRDDGSVLLALQNDTSSGDLSRDLADTLQRALATEPGSPVAARRVPADGPRLQDLLDPEAAFEPVVHSGFEFWVPDAESVTPEVSASLERANEAAIPTTMLSGVDAAYWCETPEKNHLRWVMPHPEEQLLDALARLHAAGTSSLGEGTRLVGSFRAHGLMVPVWDLPSAMGAEECEKPAAELAERLAQALASDAPLTADERRARGGLTNRQVTLS, from the coding sequence ATGGCCAAGAAGCGCCCTCAGACCAAGGCCGGGAAGCAGCAGCTCAAGGACGGCGAGATCCCGGTGGTCGGGGCTCGCGAGCCCTGCCCGTGCGGTTCGGGCCGCCGCTACAAGGCCTGTCACGGCCGCGCCGCCGCCCACGCCGTGACCGAGCTGGTCCAGCGCCCGTTCGAGGGCCTGGCGGGTGAGTGCGACTGGGTCGCCCTGCGCGAGCTGGTGCCCGCCGCAACGGTCGAGCTGACCCTGAAGGGCGGACTGCCCGAAGGCGTGCCGTCCGTGACGCTCGCGACCGTGCTGCCGATGGCGTGGCCGGCGCTGCGCCGCGACGACGGCTCCGTCCTGCTCGCCCTGCAGAACGACACCTCCTCCGGCGACCTCAGCCGCGACCTCGCGGACACCCTGCAGCGCGCGCTGGCCACCGAGCCCGGCTCACCCGTCGCCGCCCGGCGCGTACCGGCCGACGGGCCGCGCCTGCAGGACCTGCTCGACCCGGAAGCCGCGTTCGAGCCGGTCGTCCACTCCGGCTTCGAGTTCTGGGTCCCGGACGCGGAGAGCGTCACGCCCGAGGTGTCCGCATCCCTGGAGCGTGCGAACGAGGCGGCGATCCCTACCACCATGCTCTCCGGCGTGGACGCTGCGTACTGGTGCGAGACCCCGGAGAAGAACCACCTGCGCTGGGTCATGCCGCACCCCGAGGAGCAGCTCCTCGACGCGCTCGCCCGGCTGCACGCCGCCGGCACCTCCTCGCTCGGTGAGGGGACGCGGCTGGTCGGCTCCTTCCGCGCGCACGGACTGATGGTCCCGGTCTGGGATCTGCCGAGCGCGATGGGGGCCGAGGAGTGCGAGAAGCCCGCGGCCGAGCTCGCGGAGCGGCTGGCGCAGGCGCTCGCCTCGGACGCTCCGCTCACCGCGGACGAGCGGCGGGCCCGCGGCGGTCTCACCAACCGCCAGGTGACGCTCAGCTGA